One window of Flavobacteriales bacterium genomic DNA carries:
- a CDS encoding DUF58 domain-containing protein — MPIDQHHIQALSQLEFHARQVVEGFLAGLHKSPFHGFSVEFAEHRAYNPGESTRHIDWKLYARTDKLFVKRYEEETNLRCQLVIDASSSMYYPETSEKAPKQFNKIEFATYAAAALIALLRKQRDAVGFTVFADDVLITEEARSNAVHLRHLMAELEKLLSTTAPTKDKRTNAVDALHDIARRTHRRSLVVLFSDMMDNSERSAELFDALQHLRYNKHDVILFHVVDRKHELELGFEDRPYTFVDVESGAQVKAHAAEVRAEYKAAMAAYWHELKLKCGQYRIELVEADINAGFENILLQFLLKRSRLY; from the coding sequence ATGCCCATCGACCAGCACCACATCCAAGCCCTTAGCCAGTTGGAGTTCCATGCGCGGCAGGTGGTGGAGGGTTTCCTTGCGGGATTGCACAAAAGCCCCTTCCACGGTTTCAGCGTGGAGTTCGCGGAGCATCGCGCGTACAACCCCGGCGAAAGCACCCGCCACATCGACTGGAAGCTGTATGCCCGCACGGACAAGCTATTCGTGAAGCGCTACGAGGAAGAAACCAACCTGCGCTGCCAGTTGGTGATCGACGCCAGCAGCAGCATGTACTATCCGGAAACCTCAGAAAAGGCGCCGAAGCAGTTCAACAAGATCGAGTTCGCCACCTATGCCGCTGCGGCCTTGATCGCCCTGCTCCGCAAGCAGCGCGACGCCGTGGGTTTCACCGTCTTCGCGGATGACGTGCTCATCACCGAGGAGGCCCGCAGCAATGCCGTCCACCTGAGGCATCTGATGGCGGAACTGGAGAAGCTGCTCAGCACTACCGCGCCCACCAAGGACAAGCGGACGAACGCGGTGGACGCCCTGCACGACATCGCGCGCCGCACGCACCGCCGCTCGCTCGTGGTGCTCTTCAGCGACATGATGGACAACAGCGAACGGAGCGCGGAGCTTTTCGATGCGCTGCAACACCTGCGCTACAACAAGCACGACGTGATCCTCTTCCACGTGGTGGACCGCAAACACGAGCTGGAACTCGGCTTCGAGGACCGCCCCTACACCTTCGTGGACGTGGAGAGTGGCGCCCAGGTGAAGGCCCATGCGGCGGAAGTGCGCGCGGAGTACAAAGCGGCCATGGCGGCTTACTGGCACGAGTTGAAACTCAAGTGCGGCCAATACCGCATCGAACTCGTGGAGGCCGACATCAATGCGGGTTTTGAGAACATCCTGTTGCAGTTTTTGCTGAAGCGGAGCCGGTTGTACTAG